The genome window GTCTTAATGGATGGATCATTTCATATTGAAGAAGCAAAACAGAAGTTGCATGAGATTTGTGACCAGAAAAAATGGCCTAGACCAATTTGCCAGTATGAATCTTTACGTTATCATGATTTTTTCTGTTGTCAATCCTATTTGTTAAGCAGAGCCATATTGGTTTTTCTGTTGCAGCATTGAGAAAGATGAAGGTCCTTCACATGAGAAGAGATTTGTGTCCTCAGTTAAAATTGCAACTATAGATGGGGTGCTATACATGAAGGGAGATGAAAAGTCGAGAGTAAGAGATGCAGACAATTCTGCAGCTTCCTTGATGATCCGGGCTTTACAAGAATATCGTTATATATGACGCAACGCTCTACCTACTGCATTTGAAGGCATAGGTTGGATGGaaatttacatatttaaaCTTCAGAGAAAGCAAGAATTGCCATGGACTTTGGGAAATTGCTGTGTTTCAATGCCTCATGGATGCTAAGGCTTGTAAATTTCAGATGGTCCAAAGCTCACCTTCAATGTAAAAAGCTTTTAACGTTTGGTTTGGCAGACGcacttaattttaaatttacctGCAAGCTTCTCTGGCATTCCCACAATTTACATGCTAGTTTGTACTTGCATGCAGAGTACAGAGCCCAACTGCTTCAACATCCAAACGACAACACAAACATTAAACTCTGTCGTTCTCGGCTCTCAGATAGACAAGGGCAGATTAGTCTGAgtatttttaaattcaaaattctcaATCCCCCAATTTTATCATGGGATACAGATTTTTCATCAGCCAATTCCCAACATAACATGAGCCCTGTTTCTCATTTTCGTTTTCTTAAACGTCTCATGTTCAAACTCTATTGACTTATTGGTAGTGTGTGAGAAACCACCCTtatatcacttgtataaaaaaaatggaaaaaaaaaactttttggtCCTTGCTCTACTAGCTGAACTCGGGTTTCATCACTTCAATTTTCTAGCCTCTTTTTGGACAATTTCCACGCAAATCGTGGGTTATTGGCTACACTGTTCTACCtttactctgttttctttttctgttttgctttttcttcaatattaCGTTTCCTCTCTAAGCTATAATTGGTTTCATCACTTTAccaaacttcaaaccacgaATTCATCAACAAGATGAAGGTCTTCACCACCCCAACATCCCTTGATCGTGTACTTGAGCCGTCACCGGACATGAAAGAGTCAGTAATGGCCGTGGAGAAGATCGTAGGCTACAACTTCAAGAACAAGAAGCTTCTAGAAGAAGCTCTCACCCACCCCTCCGTCGCTGGGTCCGCTTCCTATCAACGCCTCGAGGTCCTCGGCGACAGCGCTCTAAACCATGCAGTGACCAACTACTTCTTTTGTATGGCTGACCACCAAAAGTTCACCCAAGGCCAAATCACTAAGCTACGCTCCGCCAATGCTGAGAACCTCAACCTCGCCCGAGTCGCCGTTCATCATGGGCTTTATCGCTACCTTCGCCGCCACAATACAGCTGATCTTGATGATCaggtctttttcttttttattttagtcaAGCGTCTTCTGATTCTGAGTGtgattgtttatatatatatatatatatatattttttttttcaaacctttcttttttaattttaaacttttagGTTAGGGAGTTTACTGAAGCTGTAAttaatggagaagaagagccGGGGCTTGTATATTGTAAGTCTGAAGAAGCCAAAGTTCTTGCAGATATTGTTGAATCCGTGGCAGCTGCTGTTTACATCGAGTTGAATTTTGATCTCGATAGACTATGGATGGTGTGTATTTatatttatcttcttttatttaacatGAAAGCGTGAAAACTTTTGTTTATAAGTTTGTAAATGCGTGGAAGTTGGGCATAACTATATATAACTTAcgaatttttgttgttttcctGTTGTGCTTTTGTAGAAATTTAAGCCTCTTTTGGAGCCTATATTTACCCTTGAAAACTTGCATGTTCACCCCACGACAGAATTGAATGAGTTTTGCCAGAAGAACGGGAAGCGCTATCAAATCAAGCTGCGGCCGAGACATGAGACCCGAGATGTAAGTATTGCTGATGTCTATGTTGATGGCGAGTTTGTTGCCTCAGGTTGGTCTAACAAGAAGAAAGGTGCAAAGCGTAACGCTGCTATAGAAGCTGTAAATAAGTTGTTTCAATCGGTGGTTGTTGACGATGGGTCGTTCCAAGGTAGTGCAGTTGGAAACAACATGTCATTTCGTATTGAAGAAGCGATTCATGGGTTGCATGTGCTTTGTGTCAAGAAGAGGTTGCCTAAACCTCCAGAATACAAGTATGAATCTTTACTTTATGAAACCCGTTATATATTGCTGGAATTATGTTGTAAATTCTACTGTTAACTAGATCcatatttgttcttttattgcAGAGAAGAGAACGTGTTTGGTCCTCCACATGAGAAGAAATATGTGTACTCAGTTAAAGTGGTAACTTCAGATGGTACCGTGCAATCTGTGACGGGAGATGAAAagtcaaggaaaaaaaaaagcgatGAATTCTGCATCTTACAAGATGATCCTTGCTTTACAGCAAAGAAGCTAATAATATGGTCAACAGCAAAGAAGCTGATCGTATGATCAACACCAAAAGCTTCGAATGATCAACAGCAAAGAAGCTTATCATACGATCAAGACCGAAGAATCCGATTGCATgatcgagatcaaagaatggGATTGCATGATGGGTTATATTCCCTCACTCTACAAAGTTTGGGCTAAGGCCATAGGGCGATAATAAGTctcttggttttttgtttgaaggGAATACACCTGCTAGTTTGTTTATCCTCATGTGTGTTACTTACACTAGTTATTGTCTCTGTTTTATCCAACTTAGTTGGTTATCTTTTGCGAAGGGGTTAAGTAATTCCTATTAAGGGTCATGAGGTGAAGGTCTCCTTCAATTTacctatatatgtataaattcCTTTAGCCGGACTTGGCAAGGCATGTGAAGAAGATAATCTCATTGTCTCTATAATTTCTACAGTTCTCTTTTCCAAAATCTTCCACACCTGCACCATTATATGTGCTTAATTGTATATGTGGTTCCTCTACGTACTGCCACAAGGGTCGTCTTGTTTAAAACGCTCCGGTAGACATATTCACTGACCCAAAAGAAAGGGCAAGAAAGAGGAAGGAGAGGAGGGGTAGTGatgcttcttcctcctccccctCCATGGAGTTTTTCTTTAGGACTCACAGAGGGAAAAGAGAGGTTAGGGTTTTCAAAACTTAACCTGAAATTGGTTTCAAGTTCTACTTGCAAGTAAGCACCAATTGgttgatgatttgatttgagagTAGTTGTTTGTAATTGTAGCTGGATTATCATACTTGGATCCAACTACATTTTTCATTCTCTAATCTTCTTGCTTCTAATATCGGCTTTATTTCTATCTGTTGATCACCGTTTATTTGTAGAAATTATCAACATGAGAGGTTATCGAAACAGAGGTTCTAGTTATCCTAAACCATACAA of Prunus dulcis chromosome 4, ALMONDv2, whole genome shotgun sequence contains these proteins:
- the LOC117624529 gene encoding ribonuclease 3-like protein 2 gives rise to the protein MLFELWQKHGKHVDIKHWRDERKSIASVYVDGEFVASGSSEHKECAKLDAAKVAVDKLSPSMGVNDESFEGVVLMDGSFHIEEAKQKLHEICDQKKWPRPICHIEKDEGPSHEKRFVSSVKIATIDGVLYMKGDEKSRVRDADNSAASLMIRALQEYRYI
- the LOC117624528 gene encoding ribonuclease 3-like protein 2; amino-acid sequence: MKVFTTPTSLDRVLEPSPDMKESVMAVEKIVGYNFKNKKLLEEALTHPSVAGSASYQRLEVLGDSALNHAVTNYFFCMADHQKFTQGQITKLRSANAENLNLARVAVHHGLYRYLRRHNTADLDDQVREFTEAVINGEEEPGLVYCKSEEAKVLADIVESVAAAVYIELNFDLDRLWMKFKPLLEPIFTLENLHVHPTTELNEFCQKNGKRYQIKLRPRHETRDVSIADVYVDGEFVASGWSNKKKGAKRNAAIEAVNKLFQSVVVDDGSFQGSAVGNNMSFRIEEAIHGLHVLCVKKRLPKPPEYKEENVFGPPHEKKYVYSVKVVTSDGTVQSVTGDEKSRKKKSDEFCILQDDPCFTAKKLIIWSTAKKLIV